GCGGTGGCATGGGGTAAGAGTCTATGATGTCATATGTGGTGTTGGTTGCATTTTCTAAGGTGGCTTGTAGCGAGAGTCGGCTATTTTTCTGCGTAGTGGTACGTCGGAGGTGTAGGTTTGTAATGCCAAAAGCGGGAAGTGACCGCGACCCATCGGCGGCGGTAAAACGCTCGCTGTTATACCGGTGCCCAACAGAGAATTGCCAGCCACCGCGTTGGAGACCCAGTTGGAAATGCGCCTGATGCAGGGGCACATACCGAAGTTGCTGATTATAAGAAGTGGCCACTGGATCAGACTGATCGGTACTTTGGGTATAGGTATAATACCCTTCCAACTGGGCTGTGAAGATGGGCGTTATCGTAAACAGCGTTTGCCCGCTTGCTTCGATGCCTTTTGCGTGTACCCGATCGATATTTTGCGGCTGCCAATTGCCCGATTCATTGGGTGCCCACGCAATCTGATCCCGAATTTGGTGTAGAAAACCCGTCAGTTCTACTGTTGTTTGCCGTTTCTCCCACACCAGTCCGGCATCTGTTTGCCAGCCTCGTTCGGGGTTTAGGTTTGGATTGCCACCAAAAGTCCAGAATCGGTCGTTGAATGTAGGCATTCGGAAAACACTTCCCCAAGAGGCTTTCGCCCGCAGCCACGCACCGTTCAGCTGTATGATAGGACGATTTAGGCCGAGCGAATGGGTGAGGGCCGTTGCAGTTTCATTGTTCATGGTAGCACGGTCTAAGCGCAAGGCCGGAAAAAACGAGGTCTGCCGGGCTTTCATCAACCCGCTCAGGAATACCGCAAGGGCTTTTTCGTGGCTATTGGGCACCAAATTAGGATGATTGGCTGTACCGTGCTTGCCCTCGATGCCTACAAAGATCAGAATACGCGGAGAGAGCGCTTGTTCGCCTAAAAGACGACCTTCCAGCGCACGCGTGATGCCCAAATCGTCTATCTGATAGGTTGGATTTTTATAGCGGATTTGTGTTTCATGTGCCATAAGCCCCATTTGTATTTTAGATTGTCCTACCTTCACGCGATTGGTAAGCCAGATTCGTTGCAACACGTCTTCTTGCGACTCGTTCCTTGCTACCTGTCCCACGGGCGAGGGCAATCCCCGGTCGCTCAATGTATGCCAAGCGTTGAGTTGTAGCTCATGCTTCCCAAATGTTCCGCCTATTGAGGCCATTAGCCCTGCATCATCTCGTGCCGATCCGACACGCTTTTCCTTGCTGTTGGTACTGCTGCTGGTATAGGGAAAATCACCGTTGGTATGAAAGCGCTGGAAGGCAAGACGAGCATGGTATTTGCCACCATTAAGGGTCACTTGGATTCGTCCAGCCCGCTCACCAAATGCGGCGAAACCACTGGAGAAATCGGCTGTCCATCCATCCGAACCTTTTGCTGCCGAGTTCAGATAGACCGTTCCCCCCATAGCCGAAGAGCCATACAGCGCACTGGCTGCACCGTGTAGGACCTCCACAGAACCCAGCGTCGAAACGGGAATCAGGGATAAGTCCGTCTGGCCTAATTGGGCATGGTTCAGCGAGAATCCATCCAATAAAACCAGCGTTTGGGCAGTCGTAGTGCCGCGCATAGATATCCCCGCGCTGCCTGTTGCACCATATGTCCGCACATCAAAGCCGCCGTCGCGTGCTAAAACCTCTGATAAAGATGCAAAGGGCTGTTTGGATAGAGCGGCGGCCTCTATGCGGGTGATGCGTAGCGGAACGGTAGCAGCGGGGAGGGCAACCCGTGCGGCAGTGATGGTAACCTGTAAGGTATCAGTATCTTGCGAAAAAATTGGCTTAAGTCCTGCAAAAACAAAGACAAAAAGAGTAGCAATTTGTCGGAAATACGACGGTCTAACGCATAAGTAAAACATAAAAAAACCTGACCTTAATTATAAAAGGACAGGGTACACGACAGCGCAATTCCGGAAGCGTCCGAAACTGCCTAATACGTGCCTCCCTACCCTTAATCCCGAAGGTAGTCCGATTTTCGGACGAGGTGAAGCATCACAGGCAGGTCTCCTGGCTTGTTATATGAACCCTTTGAACCCCACGACGACCTTCCCATGTTTCCACAGTGACCGTCGGAGCCGCGTTCAAAGGGCGCCCGAAAGCATATAACCTACAGTTGCGGGTACAGCTCCAGCATTAGACTGGATTCCCTTTTCATCCGGCAAATACCGGAACCTATTATGCACATACAAAGAATTGTTAAAGATACACAGATCCGCCAAGTGGTGGCTGAAGACAGGAAAAATTCATA
This genomic window from Bacteroidetes Order II. bacterium contains:
- a CDS encoding TonB-dependent receptor — encoded protein: MFYLCVRPSYFRQIATLFVFVFAGLKPIFSQDTDTLQVTITAARVALPAATVPLRITRIEAAALSKQPFASLSEVLARDGGFDVRTYGATGSAGISMRGTTTAQTLVLLDGFSLNHAQLGQTDLSLIPVSTLGSVEVLHGAASALYGSSAMGGTVYLNSAAKGSDGWTADFSSGFAAFGERAGRIQVTLNGGKYHARLAFQRFHTNGDFPYTSSSTNSKEKRVGSARDDAGLMASIGGTFGKHELQLNAWHTLSDRGLPSPVGQVARNESQEDVLQRIWLTNRVKVGQSKIQMGLMAHETQIRYKNPTYQIDDLGITRALEGRLLGEQALSPRILIFVGIEGKHGTANHPNLVPNSHEKALAVFLSGLMKARQTSFFPALRLDRATMNNETATALTHSLGLNRPIIQLNGAWLRAKASWGSVFRMPTFNDRFWTFGGNPNLNPERGWQTDAGLVWEKRQTTVELTGFLHQIRDQIAWAPNESGNWQPQNIDRVHAKGIEASGQTLFTITPIFTAQLEGYYTYTQSTDQSDPVATSYNQQLRYVPLHQAHFQLGLQRGGWQFSVGHRYNSERFTAADGSRSLPAFGITNLHLRRTTTQKNSRLSLQATLENATNTTYDIIDSYPMPPRFLRFSVQLHLHHPPSDNPERKMR